One region of Streptococcus parasanguinis genomic DNA includes:
- a CDS encoding CocE/NonD family hydrolase, giving the protein MKKKTMVSIVASSLLIAPMVLHQVAAADEQTEELAPSTEVVHAPSTEATPTARDTSTSSSEEGASLSEASLDRTAVANQVAPATEEHTRQSEPTVPVASPATTNREAAPQSAPSSEAPATSNDLAKVTGSTLAADQAPKELTVQDAVNGLLQWAATDPSQLGQSQADRERFAKSLGLIEKSEDLTRKVSQPELAKMYETAKKLYDAYRAEKKSPLFLNGRAQPIFPYTTGEKADQDYKYEDSQIVRFPVYVETDYDTDADGKPDLVKAIVQLPKAVAQGDFKAATILEARPYVAGTLDENYVTLESLGLPTDGSYDMKKLHSQPAKRQPVSSETTVEAAKKAKASDWYYYSPYEYIYDYEDLNWYDYFLVRGYAFISSAGLGTKGSEGFNTTGSDLEINAFKNIIEWVNGKRKAYTDKTSNVEIKADWATGNVAMTGLSWAGTTTFGVAATGVEGLKTIVPAAGIASWYDYFNSQGTQFGNAPYSDLSWLSLYVSTRMLDQDDWAGIWQNYSNYINQLNKDQYAHDRNYSDVWKERDYTLHPENLKTSALIVHGLNDDNVKTKHFELMYDALKKAGQDVKLYLHQGDHVYPAAMSRGYGITANGQDFYDLLNTWLTHYLYGVDNHVESLPAVLAQNNYDPSKWTSYDNWKSSQRLFLNASSKRLEETISSDYAAAGVEIANRNETVSKASSKANLTFVSDVTEDTTIKGHIPVHFKAALAKGQGKNFQINALLVDVADEDFDVVGNGSVKQDKTADAFWMGSNLSNLSVAEYETIKTKYKVIAKGWINLANPESGYDSASSRASIEPKVGEYHDYTVYLQPNLYTVKKGHKLALVFNTYDPSDLTVEHPYEVTFKTDSIQAAIPIVEKTRAQKAAYVPSATDTDYANLPEVEGAALVAPEVHYKEEYRLPSPESFVQPSQTLPEKAEQMQIGSARQEHSLHTLAVSYGPQFVSQGLAEDPQAATLVVGGEKADHTLPQTGSKDHSLGLLGVISLTASSLIFWRKKREDA; this is encoded by the coding sequence ATGAAAAAGAAAACAATGGTTTCCATTGTCGCATCAAGTTTATTGATCGCACCGATGGTCTTGCATCAAGTAGCAGCAGCAGATGAGCAGACAGAAGAGTTAGCTCCATCGACAGAAGTGGTCCATGCTCCATCTACTGAAGCAACACCGACAGCACGTGACACAAGTACTAGCTCTAGTGAAGAAGGAGCGAGCTTGAGTGAGGCATCGCTGGATCGGACGGCAGTTGCAAATCAAGTAGCCCCTGCTACAGAAGAACACACAAGACAAAGTGAGCCTACGGTCCCAGTAGCAAGTCCAGCAACAACCAACAGGGAAGCTGCACCTCAATCTGCTCCCAGTTCAGAAGCTCCGGCAACAAGTAATGATTTAGCAAAGGTTACAGGTAGCACCCTTGCAGCTGATCAGGCCCCTAAAGAGTTGACGGTCCAAGATGCTGTTAATGGCTTGCTTCAATGGGCAGCAACAGATCCTAGCCAATTGGGCCAAAGCCAAGCAGATCGCGAACGCTTTGCCAAGAGTTTAGGCTTGATTGAAAAATCAGAAGATTTGACTCGTAAGGTTAGTCAGCCAGAATTGGCCAAGATGTATGAAACAGCTAAGAAACTCTACGATGCCTACCGGGCTGAAAAGAAAAGCCCGCTCTTTTTAAATGGTCGTGCCCAGCCGATTTTCCCTTATACGACGGGAGAAAAAGCAGACCAAGACTACAAATATGAAGACAGCCAAATTGTACGCTTCCCTGTCTATGTCGAAACGGACTACGACACCGACGCAGATGGCAAGCCTGACTTAGTCAAAGCCATTGTTCAACTACCAAAAGCAGTAGCGCAAGGTGATTTTAAGGCAGCCACTATTCTGGAAGCGCGCCCTTACGTAGCGGGGACGCTTGATGAAAACTACGTGACCCTCGAAAGTTTGGGGCTTCCAACGGACGGTAGCTATGACATGAAGAAACTGCACAGCCAACCTGCAAAGAGACAGCCAGTAAGCAGTGAAACAACAGTAGAAGCAGCCAAAAAAGCCAAGGCATCGGATTGGTATTACTACAGTCCCTACGAGTATATCTATGACTACGAAGATCTGAACTGGTACGACTATTTCTTGGTCAGAGGCTATGCCTTTATCTCGAGTGCGGGACTTGGTACCAAGGGATCAGAAGGATTTAACACCACAGGTTCTGATCTCGAAATCAATGCCTTCAAGAATATCATCGAGTGGGTCAATGGCAAACGCAAGGCCTACACCGATAAGACTAGCAATGTTGAAATCAAGGCAGACTGGGCAACAGGCAATGTCGCTATGACCGGTCTCTCCTGGGCTGGAACCACGACCTTTGGTGTGGCAGCGACAGGCGTAGAAGGCCTAAAGACCATCGTTCCAGCAGCAGGGATTGCCTCTTGGTATGATTATTTCAATAGCCAAGGAACCCAGTTTGGCAATGCGCCTTATAGTGATCTTTCATGGCTATCCCTCTACGTTAGCACGCGGATGCTGGACCAAGACGACTGGGCAGGGATTTGGCAAAACTATTCCAACTACATCAACCAATTGAACAAGGACCAGTACGCCCATGATCGTAACTACAGTGATGTCTGGAAGGAGCGGGATTATACCCTTCATCCGGAAAATCTCAAGACCAGCGCCCTGATCGTCCATGGCTTGAATGATGACAATGTCAAGACCAAACACTTTGAACTCATGTACGATGCCCTCAAGAAAGCAGGCCAAGATGTCAAGCTCTATCTCCACCAAGGAGATCACGTCTATCCAGCGGCTATGTCACGGGGATACGGCATCACCGCCAATGGTCAGGACTTTTATGACCTGCTCAATACCTGGCTGACCCATTACCTCTACGGAGTGGACAATCACGTCGAAAGCTTGCCAGCGGTCCTAGCTCAAAACAACTATGATCCAAGCAAGTGGACCAGCTATGATAACTGGAAGAGCAGTCAACGTCTCTTCTTGAATGCAAGCTCGAAACGTCTAGAAGAAACCATTTCTAGTGATTATGCGGCTGCAGGTGTTGAGATCGCTAACCGTAATGAAACTGTCAGCAAAGCCTCCTCTAAGGCCAATCTGACCTTCGTTTCTGATGTTACTGAGGACACTACGATCAAGGGCCACATCCCTGTTCATTTCAAGGCAGCTCTTGCCAAGGGTCAAGGAAAGAATTTCCAAATCAACGCCCTCTTGGTAGATGTGGCAGATGAGGACTTTGACGTGGTAGGAAATGGTAGCGTCAAGCAAGATAAAACGGCAGACGCTTTCTGGATGGGAAGCAATTTAAGCAACCTATCTGTTGCCGAATACGAAACCATCAAGACCAAGTACAAGGTGATTGCGAAAGGCTGGATCAACCTTGCGAACCCTGAGTCTGGCTACGATTCAGCAAGCTCACGAGCTAGCATCGAGCCAAAAGTGGGAGAATACCACGATTATACGGTCTATCTCCAACCAAATCTCTATACGGTTAAGAAAGGTCACAAGTTAGCACTTGTTTTCAACACCTATGACCCATCTGATTTAACGGTGGAGCATCCATATGAAGTGACCTTTAAGACAGATTCTATCCAGGCGGCGATTCCAATTGTTGAAAAGACCCGCGCCCAAAAGGCAGCTTATGTACCAAGTGCAACAGATACAGACTATGCGAATTTACCAGAAGTTGAAGGTGCTGCTCTAGTCGCTCCAGAAGTGCACTACAAGGAAGAATATAGGCTTCCAAGCCCAGAATCCTTTGTCCAACCAAGCCAAACTCTTCCTGAAAAAGCAGAGCAGATGCAAATAGGATCAGCAAGACAAGAGCACTCTCTTCATACACTAGCTGTATCTTATGGACCTCAATTTGTTTCACAAGGATTGGCAGAAGATCCTCAAGCTGCAACTCTTGTAGTGGGAGGAGAGAAAGCAGATCATACGCTTCCTCAAACAGGGAGCAAAGACCATTCTCTGGGTCTCTTAGGGGTGATTAGCCTAACAGCTTCTAGCCTCATCTTTTGGCGCAAAAAGAGAGAAGATGCCTAA
- a CDS encoding M20/M25/M40 family metallo-hydrolase: MKTTNRESIETIFSEALAIPSFTNTETEQGIEAYLDQRIGQIPYFKEHPDHFGRYQVPQDHLHRSVNWALVDKGKKKTVILFHHHDTVDLEDYGNLAEIALDSDKVAEALKRLDSRPDMQEDLASGEWKFGRGSCDMKAALALQLGVLEAYAADPVEGQVNLLYLSVGDEESYSRGMRGALGLLTDLQEKFDLNYVLAVDSEPFESEVGKEKVLHIGTVGKLMPVVVAQGVLSHMKEPLKGINALSLLVAIASQLDLHPDLADQALGETSPLPSWSYLRDLKEQYDVSTVLYAAGYFSVLHLKKTPQELLQRIYELSQEALDAFYKKYEHLQDQAGQEHIIARPRVITYQELEERCQDLEGYQDFREASNKKAEQDFRNGTSYQSLAIQQIQRLLEFLGDKDPMVVIGFAPPYYPSMNCRFLDNTDFNIVSLITDYREYLDTRGYLLKVEEYFMGINDTSYCALEKDVASYQVVLDSLATPAQVYDLDLEKIAQIQVPAVNLGPWGKELHKRGERVYKEDFLETIPNYLLELLYHFDDRLSTE; this comes from the coding sequence GTGAAAACCACCAATAGAGAGAGCATCGAAACGATTTTTTCCGAAGCCTTGGCGATTCCAAGCTTCACCAATACTGAGACCGAGCAAGGAATCGAAGCCTACCTGGATCAACGGATTGGACAAATCCCCTATTTCAAGGAACACCCGGACCATTTTGGGCGCTATCAGGTGCCACAGGATCACTTGCATCGGTCGGTCAATTGGGCCCTGGTTGATAAGGGAAAGAAAAAAACAGTTATCCTTTTCCACCACCATGATACAGTTGATCTAGAAGACTATGGAAATTTGGCAGAGATCGCGCTCGATTCTGATAAAGTAGCAGAAGCTTTGAAAAGACTGGACAGTCGACCTGATATGCAGGAAGATTTAGCTTCTGGGGAATGGAAATTTGGCAGAGGGTCTTGCGATATGAAAGCAGCATTGGCCCTTCAATTGGGGGTTCTGGAAGCCTATGCGGCAGATCCCGTGGAAGGTCAGGTCAATCTGCTCTATCTCTCTGTTGGAGATGAGGAATCCTATTCACGTGGGATGCGTGGAGCTTTGGGCCTCCTCACAGATTTGCAGGAGAAGTTTGATCTGAATTATGTATTAGCAGTGGATTCAGAACCCTTTGAATCAGAGGTAGGAAAAGAAAAGGTCCTTCACATTGGCACAGTCGGCAAACTCATGCCAGTCGTTGTGGCGCAAGGCGTCTTGTCCCATATGAAGGAGCCCCTTAAAGGGATCAATGCCTTGTCCCTCTTAGTAGCCATCGCAAGCCAGCTAGATCTTCATCCCGATCTGGCAGATCAGGCCTTGGGAGAAACGTCTCCCCTTCCTTCTTGGTCCTATCTCAGAGATTTGAAGGAGCAGTATGATGTATCGACTGTGCTCTATGCGGCTGGTTATTTCAGTGTGTTGCATTTGAAGAAAACACCCCAAGAGCTCTTGCAACGTATCTATGAGCTTAGTCAGGAGGCCTTGGACGCCTTTTACAAGAAGTATGAGCACTTGCAGGATCAGGCTGGCCAAGAACATATTATTGCAAGGCCAAGAGTCATCACCTATCAAGAACTAGAGGAACGTTGCCAAGACTTAGAGGGTTACCAAGACTTTAGAGAAGCTTCTAATAAAAAAGCGGAGCAAGATTTTCGTAATGGGACCAGCTACCAAAGCCTTGCGATTCAGCAAATCCAGCGACTCCTTGAGTTTCTCGGAGATAAGGATCCTATGGTGGTCATCGGTTTTGCGCCCCCATATTATCCTTCCATGAATTGCCGCTTTTTAGACAATACCGATTTCAATATTGTGTCCCTCATCACTGATTACCGCGAGTATCTGGACACAAGAGGTTACCTCTTAAAAGTCGAAGAATACTTTATGGGGATTAACGACACCAGTTATTGTGCCTTGGAAAAGGATGTGGCTTCTTATCAAGTCGTCCTAGATAGCCTAGCCACACCAGCCCAGGTCTATGATCTGGATCTGGAAAAAATTGCCCAAATTCAGGTTCCAGCGGTCAATCTAGGCCCTTGGGGCAAAGAATTGCATAAGCGAGGAGAGCGGGTCTACAAAGAAGACTTCTTGGAGACCATTCCAAACTATTTACTAGAATTGCTCTACCATTTCGATGATCGCTTATCAACAGAATAA
- a CDS encoding ABC transporter ATP-binding protein: MITFHGVTKDYDGHIALNHLDLTIEDGQIVGLIGHNGAGKSTTIKSLVSVITPTTGSIEVDGLDLYSHRLAIKKKIGYVADSPDLFLRLTANEFWELVATSYDMSQKDCDQRLEELLTIFDFQSHRYEVIESFSHGMRQKVFVIAALLSDPDIWVLDEPMTGLDPQASYDLKQMMRQHADRGKTVIFSTHVLEVAEQLCDKIAILKKGNLIFYGTIEELKGQHPEQSLESIYLSLAGRKEEGGNHAS; this comes from the coding sequence ATGATTACATTTCACGGAGTTACCAAAGATTACGATGGGCACATTGCCCTTAACCACTTGGATCTGACCATCGAAGATGGGCAAATTGTCGGCCTGATTGGCCATAACGGAGCTGGAAAGTCAACGACGATTAAGAGCCTGGTCAGTGTCATCACCCCAACCACTGGATCCATTGAAGTGGATGGTCTGGACCTCTATAGCCATCGACTGGCAATCAAAAAGAAGATTGGTTATGTGGCAGATTCGCCAGATCTTTTCTTGCGTCTCACAGCCAATGAATTCTGGGAGTTGGTTGCGACCTCTTATGATATGAGTCAGAAAGACTGTGATCAACGCTTGGAAGAGCTTCTTACGATCTTTGATTTTCAGAGCCACCGCTATGAAGTGATTGAATCCTTTTCACATGGGATGCGCCAGAAGGTCTTCGTCATTGCAGCCCTCTTGTCCGATCCAGATATCTGGGTCTTGGACGAACCGATGACCGGTTTGGATCCACAAGCTTCTTACGATTTAAAACAAATGATGCGCCAGCATGCGGATCGTGGCAAGACGGTTATTTTCTCTACCCACGTCTTAGAAGTGGCCGAACAACTCTGTGATAAAATCGCCATTCTTAAAAAAGGTAATCTCATTTTCTATGGGACGATCGAGGAATTGAAGGGCCAACATCCCGAACAAAGTCTGGAAAGTATCTATCTCAGTCTAGCGGGTCGGAAGGAAGAAGGTGGCAATCATGCGTCTTAA
- a CDS encoding CocE/NonD family hydrolase: MKKTTLVSLLVAGLLISPAVLAQHVQADQVSSTTTEETVTPSTVSPEVTETVTSTQGDTKETVHPEKVEEVSETNRPTTSPTAPTTTPTTELHEEPASSPAVVSAPTVESTLANQPSPAPATPTVGSQEVSTAPKVTQGDLAEITGATVTDQDREKEVTVTEAVNQLLNWASTKENQVGSTDKDRLAFAKSLGMVKEGVEGSAPVTNLTSMVDVAKQLRAAYRADKKTPLFLNGKAQPIFPFTPGDDPEHYSYDKSDIVRYIVYVETDYDTDGDGKPDLVKTFVQVPKAAVNGDYKAATIFEASPYVTGTTEERTLEAIGLKEGGNFDMAKLYEKPAKRQATKSVTTEEVAKATDPKDWYYVNPRESSEDYTHYDYENLNWYNYFLVRGYAVVTSSGLGSKGSDGINTTGSDLEVAAYKNIVEWLNGKRKAYSDKTSNQEVKADWSNGNVAMTGLSWAGTTTFGVASTGVEGLKTIVPAAGIASWYDHFNSQGSPLDTGASNDLSWLSVYTSGRILDKEDWDKVKDYYAAYITKLNELQHKDGHNYNEEYAKRDYTLNAANLKAAPLIIQGLNDDNVKPKHFELMLEAYKKAGIDAKVLLHQGNHIYPSTRWSGTEVAGQAFNDLMNLWYSHYLYGIENGIENLPQVTAQDNLDPSKWRRFDKWDTNNAISARIYSKREDVTVTGDYYGTGNNWTTRNQDAAFHSSEVAASYAATVDQDVTIKGHIPVHFSAAFVKGDKNHAHVSATLMDVSDEDFDVVKEEITYDKDGYSTRTLEKETIDETGYWNGSNLETLPLKRYKTHKVKSVVIARGWMNLANPASRYDSASSSHSIDLKENEYHDYTMYLQPNLYTVKKGHRLVLSLHTYDPDYIYFADPYEVTFKTDSISATIPIVEDSRSLLFRYQPSEKDTDYASLADRILPIATIQPKVDPEQDPSPVDQAEKPIVPSNPMTPTNPAISEIPQKPSHGRDPMDFRKEQKEETAQELAQRADKDKIEVTSQPSLPKTGQATSSWTLFGFLGLMLTSLLSLGKAHKDE, translated from the coding sequence ATGAAAAAAACAACTCTTGTTTCTCTACTCGTTGCAGGTTTACTGATTAGTCCTGCTGTACTCGCCCAGCATGTGCAAGCAGACCAAGTAAGCAGCACAACTACTGAGGAGACGGTTACTCCTTCTACGGTAAGTCCTGAAGTTACTGAAACAGTGACCTCAACACAAGGAGACACTAAAGAAACCGTACATCCTGAAAAAGTGGAAGAGGTTTCAGAAACTAACAGACCAACCACTTCGCCAACCGCTCCGACAACTACTCCGACGACTGAGCTACATGAAGAACCTGCGTCAAGTCCAGCGGTAGTGAGCGCCCCAACTGTTGAGTCCACTCTAGCCAATCAGCCAAGCCCTGCGCCTGCGACGCCTACCGTTGGCAGTCAAGAGGTGAGCACAGCTCCAAAAGTAACCCAAGGAGACTTGGCTGAAATTACTGGTGCAACTGTAACCGATCAGGATCGTGAAAAAGAAGTCACTGTGACGGAGGCAGTCAATCAACTATTGAACTGGGCTTCTACCAAGGAAAATCAAGTCGGATCTACTGATAAAGACCGATTAGCTTTTGCCAAGAGCCTAGGGATGGTCAAGGAAGGAGTGGAGGGCTCTGCTCCAGTCACTAATCTCACTTCGATGGTTGATGTAGCCAAACAGCTCCGTGCCGCTTACCGAGCTGACAAGAAGACACCTCTCTTTTTGAATGGCAAAGCACAACCTATTTTCCCATTTACGCCAGGGGACGATCCGGAGCATTACTCCTATGACAAGAGTGACATCGTCCGCTATATTGTCTATGTGGAAACTGATTATGATACGGATGGAGATGGCAAGCCTGACTTGGTCAAGACCTTCGTGCAGGTGCCAAAAGCTGCTGTCAATGGGGACTATAAAGCTGCGACCATTTTTGAAGCTAGTCCTTATGTAACAGGAACAACAGAAGAGCGTACCTTAGAGGCAATTGGCCTCAAAGAAGGTGGAAACTTCGATATGGCCAAGCTCTATGAAAAACCTGCCAAACGCCAAGCAACCAAGTCTGTTACGACAGAAGAAGTAGCCAAAGCAACTGATCCAAAGGATTGGTACTACGTCAATCCACGTGAAAGCTCTGAAGATTATACGCATTATGATTACGAAAATCTCAACTGGTACAATTATTTCTTAGTTCGTGGTTATGCAGTGGTGACCAGTAGTGGTTTGGGCTCAAAAGGATCAGACGGGATCAATACGACCGGCTCTGATCTTGAAGTGGCCGCATACAAGAATATCGTGGAGTGGCTCAACGGCAAACGCAAAGCCTACTCTGATAAGACTAGCAACCAGGAAGTTAAGGCAGACTGGTCCAACGGCAATGTCGCTATGACAGGCTTGTCTTGGGCAGGTACGACGACATTTGGTGTAGCGTCCACTGGGGTTGAAGGGCTCAAGACCATTGTGCCAGCCGCAGGGATTGCTAGTTGGTATGACCATTTCAACAGCCAAGGCTCTCCCCTTGATACAGGAGCTTCCAATGACCTTTCCTGGTTATCTGTCTATACCTCTGGTCGTATCCTTGACAAGGAAGATTGGGACAAGGTCAAGGATTACTATGCAGCCTATATCACCAAGCTCAATGAGCTCCAACACAAGGATGGTCATAATTACAACGAAGAATATGCTAAACGCGACTACACGCTCAATGCAGCCAATCTGAAAGCGGCCCCTCTCATTATCCAAGGGCTCAATGATGACAATGTCAAACCCAAACATTTTGAACTCATGTTAGAAGCCTATAAAAAGGCGGGGATCGATGCCAAGGTCTTGCTCCACCAGGGCAATCACATCTATCCATCTACTCGTTGGTCAGGGACAGAAGTCGCAGGCCAAGCCTTTAATGACCTGATGAATCTCTGGTATAGCCATTACCTCTACGGTATTGAAAATGGGATTGAAAACCTTCCACAAGTAACAGCTCAGGACAATCTAGATCCAAGTAAATGGCGTCGTTTTGATAAATGGGATACCAACAATGCCATCTCCGCTCGAATCTACTCTAAACGGGAGGATGTGACAGTAACTGGCGATTACTATGGTACAGGAAATAACTGGACTACACGTAACCAAGATGCAGCCTTCCATTCTTCCGAAGTGGCAGCTTCCTATGCAGCCACCGTCGACCAAGATGTCACCATCAAAGGCCATATTCCTGTGCATTTTAGCGCTGCTTTTGTCAAGGGAGACAAAAACCATGCTCATGTCAGTGCGACCCTGATGGATGTTTCAGACGAAGACTTTGATGTGGTCAAAGAAGAAATCACCTATGACAAAGACGGTTATAGCACGCGCACATTGGAAAAAGAAACCATCGATGAGACAGGCTACTGGAATGGTAGCAACCTTGAAACCTTGCCTCTCAAACGTTACAAGACCCACAAGGTTAAGAGTGTGGTGATTGCGCGTGGTTGGATGAATCTGGCCAATCCAGCATCTCGCTATGACTCAGCAAGTTCTAGTCATTCTATTGATCTGAAAGAAAACGAATATCATGATTACACCATGTATCTGCAACCAAATCTCTATACAGTGAAAAAAGGCCATCGACTGGTTTTGAGTTTGCACACCTATGATCCAGATTACATCTATTTTGCAGATCCTTATGAAGTGACCTTCAAGACAGATTCTATTTCTGCAACGATTCCAATCGTAGAAGACAGTCGATCTCTCTTGTTCCGTTATCAACCAAGTGAAAAAGATACAGACTATGCGTCATTGGCAGATCGGATCTTGCCAATTGCAACCATTCAACCAAAAGTAGATCCTGAACAAGACCCAAGTCCAGTAGATCAAGCGGAAAAACCAATTGTTCCAAGTAATCCAATGACGCCAACCAATCCAGCTATTTCTGAAATTCCTCAAAAACCAAGCCACGGTCGAGATCCGATGGACTTCCGTAAGGAACAAAAAGAAGAAACTGCACAAGAATTGGCTCAAAGAGCTGATAAAGATAAGATAGAAGTGACAAGCCAACCAAGCCTTCCAAAAACAGGTCAAGCAACAAGCTCTTGGACTCTCTTTGGCTTCCTAGGACTCATGCTCACCAGCCTTTTGTCACTTGGCAAAGCTCACAAAGATGAATAG
- a CDS encoding alpha-amylase, with protein MKEEIKMENQTLMQYFEWYLPADGNHWTRLAEDAQHLADLGIRKVWMPPAFKATSNNDVGYGVYDLFDLGEFDQKGTVRTKYGFKDDYLQAIQALKDAGIQPMADVVLNHKAAADGLEEFEVVEVDPMDRNKILTEPFTIQGWTKFTFDGRNGAYNDFHWHWYHFTGTDYDASRNKSGIYQIQGDNKGWAHGDLVDKENGNYDYLMYADIDFKHPEVVENLDQWAEWFIETTGVEGFRLDAVKHIDSFFMKNFIHNITKKYGEDFYVFGEFWNGDTETNDEYLESIDYLYDLIDVALHQNLFRASQEGENFDLRTIFDGTLALNHPEQAVTFVDNHDTQRGQALESTIQEWFKPAAYALILLREAGLPCVFYGDYYGIEGQFAQESFQGVLDRLLWVRKDLAYGEETDYFDDPNCIGWTRSGSEESAPIACLISNNQAATKVMEIGSSYAGLTYYDVLENCSETVQVQEDGTAEFPVAERSVSVWVAQDTEGQ; from the coding sequence ATGAAAGAAGAAATAAAAATGGAAAATCAAACCTTAATGCAATATTTTGAGTGGTATTTGCCCGCTGATGGGAACCACTGGACGCGTCTTGCTGAAGATGCGCAACACTTAGCAGACTTGGGTATTCGTAAAGTCTGGATGCCACCTGCCTTTAAAGCTACATCTAACAATGACGTTGGGTACGGAGTCTATGACCTCTTTGATTTGGGCGAGTTCGATCAAAAAGGAACGGTTCGTACCAAATACGGTTTCAAAGACGATTATCTTCAAGCCATTCAAGCCCTCAAAGATGCAGGGATTCAACCAATGGCCGATGTCGTTCTTAACCACAAAGCTGCTGCAGATGGTTTAGAAGAATTCGAGGTCGTTGAGGTCGATCCGATGGATCGAAACAAGATCCTTACCGAACCTTTCACCATTCAAGGATGGACCAAATTCACCTTTGATGGCCGAAATGGCGCCTATAATGACTTCCACTGGCATTGGTACCATTTCACCGGTACGGACTACGATGCTTCACGTAATAAAAGTGGGATCTACCAAATCCAAGGGGACAACAAAGGTTGGGCCCATGGAGATCTGGTTGACAAGGAAAACGGAAACTACGATTACCTCATGTACGCCGATATCGATTTCAAACATCCCGAGGTTGTAGAAAATCTCGACCAATGGGCTGAATGGTTTATCGAAACAACAGGGGTTGAGGGATTCCGTCTGGATGCAGTCAAACACATTGACTCCTTCTTTATGAAGAATTTCATCCACAATATCACCAAAAAATATGGTGAAGATTTCTACGTCTTTGGTGAATTTTGGAATGGGGACACAGAAACCAACGATGAGTACTTGGAAAGCATTGACTACTTATACGACTTGATCGATGTGGCCCTCCACCAAAATCTCTTCCGAGCTAGTCAAGAAGGTGAAAATTTCGACCTTCGAACTATTTTTGACGGAACACTAGCACTCAATCATCCTGAACAGGCCGTAACCTTTGTGGACAACCATGATACCCAACGAGGGCAAGCCTTGGAATCTACCATCCAAGAATGGTTTAAGCCTGCAGCCTATGCCTTGATCTTACTTCGTGAAGCTGGTTTGCCTTGTGTCTTCTATGGAGACTACTACGGTATCGAGGGCCAATTTGCGCAAGAAAGTTTCCAAGGGGTCCTCGATCGACTCTTATGGGTTCGTAAAGATCTGGCCTATGGGGAAGAAACGGACTACTTCGATGATCCTAATTGCATCGGTTGGACACGTTCAGGTTCAGAAGAATCAGCACCAATCGCCTGCTTGATTTCCAATAACCAAGCTGCTACAAAAGTCATGGAGATCGGCTCATCCTACGCAGGCCTCACCTACTATGATGTACTAGAAAATTGTAGCGAAACCGTCCAAGTCCAAGAAGACGGTACTGCTGAATTCCCAGTGGCAGAACGTTCCGTCAGTGTCTGGGTAGCCCAAGATACAGAGGGGCAATAA
- the trxA gene encoding thioredoxin → MAHIITDATFEQETSQGLVLIDFWATWCGPCRMQAPILDQLAEEVHEDDLKICKMDVDENPNTARQFGIMSIPTLLFKKDGQVVKQVAGVHTKAQLKEIIAELS, encoded by the coding sequence ATGGCACACATAATCACAGATGCAACTTTTGAACAAGAAACCAGCCAAGGCCTTGTCTTGATTGACTTTTGGGCAACTTGGTGCGGTCCATGCCGCATGCAAGCTCCAATCTTGGATCAGTTGGCAGAAGAAGTACATGAAGATGATTTGAAAATCTGTAAGATGGATGTCGATGAAAATCCAAATACAGCGCGTCAATTCGGTATCATGTCGATTCCAACTCTTCTCTTTAAAAAAGATGGACAAGTTGTCAAACAAGTGGCTGGAGTTCATACGAAAGCCCAATTGAAAGAAATCATTGCAGAATTGAGCTAA